The Nakaseomyces glabratus chromosome H, complete sequence genome segment CAGGCTGACTGCCAAATATTAAGAACAAAAACACCAGGAAGATATTTGATTATTGTGGGATTCGATTTCCACATACTATGAGCATGACTTAAAAACTCAATTGCTGCATTGTATGCTTTCACTAGTCCTTTTTTGGTCTCAAATAAAGCTTCTgttttatttgataattGCATGAGATTATGGTTACCATCTTTGGATCCCACTTCCGACAAAAATGGATCGTTGAAATAATATGTCAATAAATGTGTCTTTGCAACTAATAACGAAAACTTCCTTATATCATCGATATTGGATTCCCTTAACGATAAATCCAAGTGAACAAGCTGCTGATTTAAGACCTGAATTAGTGGGTGAACAGTTTCTCGGTCAGCTACACCAACGACGTTGGTGCCATTGTTACTTATGGTGTTTATAACTTGATTTTCAAAACGTGCAATCTGTGTTAGCTGCTTCAAAGGCAATGGTATGTTTGTTCCCTTCATCTGATTGAATAACAGAGATGTGGAATTCAAAATGGAATTGTCAAAGGACGTGTAGGATGGGAAGCCAAAAGATGAGGCAATAAATTGTGAGACAATATTGCAGCATACCCACGTACGCAATTGTTCATTTATTAATTCAAAATTCGCTGTCGTGTATTCCTTGGAAAAGTCAGCACAATTTAAACCTACTCTTATTGCTTGGAACATTGCAGTACCGATAGTATTCCAGGATGTGTCTGCACTTAATGAGGAAGTTAACGGTGGCCAAAACGTATACAGCAAAAAAGCTTGGACAGAGTAGACAGATGCAACGTTTAATACAGGCTCGTCTGTTTCCGATGGTGTGTACCTTATAATTGGTGAAATAGTGATTTCAGCTAACACGGACTTCACCAAACCAgataattttttcattagGTGGGTAGACTGAGGCTTCCTTCGGAGACCAATTAGTAATATGACCCAAAAAAGACAAGGTGATAAATTGTATATTTTCTCCGCCCCATATTCTAGATTTACAACAGGAAGGAATATGTGATATTTTGTTGCAAACTCCTGAAATAGTTCAGCTATCTGCTGGCTTGAAACGTATACATCACCTAAATTTTTTGGTGAGCATTTAAGTTGTTCTTCTGTCATTTCtgaaaagtgaaaaacAACATTTGCACTTTTATCGTAATTTTCTTCAgatattgttttattaCCATTGCTATCTATATGCGCTGCCACTGGgctattttcttcttgatagTTAATTGAATTTATGATCGAGGTTTCTTGGTTTTCTTGCTGCCATTTCTTCATGTTCTcatctttcattttttttattttatctttgGTAAAATTACTGTTATCTAGTAATTGTTGCTGCTCTTCCTCAATCCTTTTTAAAATCTGTTCCGAAGAAAGATTACTTAGTGTTGCAGTTAGCTCCTTGAATCGTTTCTCAATGGCCTCGTTTCTAGCTCTCTTATATGTTCTTCTGAaatctttcttcaaaacaCATGGAACGCCTTTCTTTTGACATCTAGTACATGGTTCTGGCGCTTTATCATGTGCGTCACATTTAGACTTCTGTTGACGGCATTCTACACATGCAActctctttttcttcttgggtTTCTTTGAACCGTTGGTTGGTGAAGATTGTGGAGGTAATTCTGGGGTCACACTAGCCTCTTCGGAGTTAGGAGCACGATTCGTTAGATTTATATCGCTTTGAATATCTGAAAAAGGTGTTCCAAATCCAGGGCTTACAGAATCCATAGTTATGATTTGAAAAtcataaaattgttttgtTAAAATCTTTGCACTATCCCGTTAAATTAGTAAGGGCAACACTTGTTAGAATAAGCGagattttaattttgaaagGTGCTGTGCCAAATTACAAGTTTATGAGTCTATATTTTTGCTCTAATGGCTtctgaaagaaagagttaTATTTGATCAATGACCTCCACAATTATTATTCGGCCTGATTTAACTTGTGCCTATCGCAGTTT includes the following:
- the LEU3 gene encoding leucine-responsive transcriptional regulator LEU3 (CAGL0H00396g~Ortholog(s) have sequence-specific DNA binding, transcriptional activator activity, RNA polymerase II core promoter proximal region sequence-specific binding and transcriptional repressor activity, more), with the protein product MDSVSPGFGTPFSDIQSDINLTNRAPNSEEASVTPELPPQSSPTNGSKKPKKKKRVACVECRQQKSKCDAHDKAPEPCTRCQKKGVPCVLKKDFRRTYKRARNEAIEKRFKELTATLSNLSSEQILKRIEEEQQQLLDNSNFTKDKIKKMKDENMKKWQQENQETSIINSINYQEENSPVAAHIDSNGNKTISEENYDKSANVVFHFSEMTEEQLKCSPKNLGDVYVSSQQIAELFQEFATKYHIFLPVVNLEYGAEKIYNLSPCLFWVILLIGLRRKPQSTHLMKKLSGLVKSVLAEITISPIIRYTPSETDEPVLNVASVYSVQAFLLYTFWPPLTSSLSADTSWNTIGTAMFQAIRVGLNCADFSKEYTTANFELINEQLRTWVCCNIVSQFIASSFGFPSYTSFDNSILNSTSLLFNQMKGTNIPLPLKQLTQIARFENQVINTISNNGTNVVGVADRETVHPLIQVLNQQLVHLDLSLRESNIDDIRKFSLLVAKTHLLTYYFNDPFLSEVGSKDGNHNLMQLSNKTEALFETKKGLVKAYNAAIEFLSHAHSMWKSNPTIIKYLPGVFVLNIWQSACIISKLANSSLAPMLDVAYGKKAYQNAVLLTFNASVLKHDMAYRSSGIMRSIWSLYANMYESWKKEQRKKENSFVEEFTNFNLGITVRSRMAVSVFFDCLYILKEKSGMAKLERESKRSHISGENDEKNDEDDESDSGIEKGTSKDAKNNDIKLSHVKNPEMKARRIIETIPLDPNPINVSTGSSNGSLTNTPNSSTYDNQSVHANTNNKMSPESYNRGNGTFNQYIRPNSDVLRKKEISKSLIRPPETSMFDIVRNQKPKITSDYRNATSGEFSERQLQNGKSTAQSPILNDNLGIKSSNDLTNQQFIIPFSDDHINTTPTNDSPNSIMANWDNWESDVVWKDVDILMNEFAFNPTL